GATTCACATCCTGTATGGCCGTTTTCAGAACGGACTTGAAACCCCCGCCGGTCGCGGGCGCAACAGATCCCGTCGGGACAGCGCCGTCACCAGCCTGGATCGGCTGATTCCTGATGATCATGTCGCTCATGTTTTTCTCCTTACCCTTCCCCCTTGTTTTTACTTCCCGATCTCGAGGGTTTTCAAGGCCATGCTCTTCGTGGCGTCAAAAGCCGTTACGACAGCCTCGTAATTCCTGCCCACGTTGATCATATCCGCCATTTCCGTGATGGCGTTTACATTCGGCATCACCACAAAACCCTTTTCGTCCGCGTCGGGATGGGCCGGATCATAGACGCTTTTCATGGGCGACGGGTCTTCCGTAACCTGATCGACCCGCACCTCGGAAAGAGCGCCACGCAGAACTTTATCGAAGGACCCTTCGATGTTTTCCGCCTTGAGGACAACCATCTTTCTCCGATAAGGATCGCCCGCCTCCGTTTTGGTCGTTCCCGCGTTGGCAAGGTTGCTGGTGATCACGTC
This genomic stretch from Deltaproteobacteria bacterium harbors:
- the flgC gene encoding flagellar basal body rod protein FlgC translates to MDFTTNFKICASGLTAQRAKMDVITSNLANAGTTKTEAGDPYRRKMVVLKAENIEGSFDKVLRGALSEVRVDQVTEDPSPMKSVYDPAHPDADEKGFVVMPNVNAITEMADMINVGRNYEAVVTAFDATKSMALKTLEIGK